The nucleotide sequence CACCACCACATCGGCGCCCAGTTCCAGCGGGCGTTGCAGGTAAGGGGTGCAGTAGGTGTTGTCGACCACCAGGGTAATGCCTGGTTGTTGATGGGCGAGCGCGGCCACGGCGGCAATGTCCACCAGTTGCAGGTTGGGGTTGGCCGGGGTTTCGCAGTAGATCATGCGGGTGGCGGGGGAGAGCGCCTCGCTTAGGGCATCCAGGTCCGAAAGGTCGACATGACGCACCTTGACCCCGAATTCGCCAATGCCATGGTGCAGCAGGGCAAAGGTGCAACCGTACAGGGTCTGGCTGACGATAATTTCATCGCCAGGGCGCAGCAAGGTCCAGAACGTCGCGGCAATCGCGCCCATGCCGGAACTGAAAGCCACCGCCGCCTCACCTCCTTCCAAGGCCGCCATGCGCGATTCCAGCAGCGCCAGCGTGGGGTTGGAAATGCGCGTATAGAAGTGCCCACTTTCTTCGCCGGCAAAGCAACCTGCGCCGTATTCAACGGTGGGAAACGCAAAGGTCGCCGACAGGTAAATCGGTGGTACCAGGGCGCCATGGTGATCTTGCGGGTCATAACCATGGTGGATGGCACGGGTAGAAAAGCCCAAGGCGCTGTGTTTATTTTTCATGCGGAACTCTCCTTTTTTCCTACAATGCTATGCTCATAACCGAGGCTGAACGTTGCTTGTTTTGCCGGAAAAAAGTGCATGACTGGAATATAAATCTACAAAAACAACAATGTGAGGCAAAACATGCCCTTGAGTCTGGACCGTACCGACAAAGCGCTGCTCGATGCCTTGCAAGGCAATGCGCGCCTGACCGTGGCCGAGCTGGCCGAACGTGTTTCCCTCACCACGTCACCTTGCTGGCGCCGTGTGAAAAACCTCGAAGACAGCGGCCTGATCAGCGGCTACCAGGCGATCCTTTCGCCCAAGGCCCTGGGTTACGGGGTGACGGCGTTTGTCAGCATCATGATGGACACTCACTCCAAGGAAATCGCCCGCGCGTTTGAACAGCGTCTGCTGAACATTCCCGAAATCGTTGCCTGCCACAACGTGTCGGGGCGCTATGATTTTTTGCTGGAGGTGGTAGCCAGAGACCTGGAGTCCTTCGGCGAATTTGCCCGTGAGGTATTGCAGACATTGCCCTGCGTGAAGGAAATCTATTCGAGCTTTTCCTACAAATCGGTCAGGCCGTTGCGGGTGATACCGGTACCGGCGTAAGCGTGCAGTTGTTCAAGGGCAAGGTGCCAATCCTGACTGGCCACACTACCCAACACTTTGAGCTTGCCGTGTGCCGTCAATTCGACAAACAGCGAACTGCCGTATTCCGCATTGTCTGCGTGGGGATAACCCAGCGCCCGCTCGAGATCGCTGATGCAGCCGCTGTGGGTGACCAGCAGCAGATTGCGTCCCACGAGTTTGTGCGTATACACATCGTGCACGATGGCTCTGCCACACAGGGTCTGTCGGTCGGGTAACACGTGTACCTTGGCGAACATCAATCGCGAGGTTTGCAGGGTACGGGTAGCGGGACTGCTGAACACGTCGCTGTGGGGCATGCCCAGGGCATGGAACGCACTGCCGACGGCCGCCGCCGAAGCGCCGCCAGGGCGGGTCAGGCCATCGATAGGACCGAGGCAGGGGTTGTCGGAGCGGTCGCAACGCTCTGCGTGACGCACCAGCACGATAAGGCGGCCACTACGCCAGGCGGCCAGCGCTCCGGATGTGAGCAGGCGATGCTCCACGGCCAGGTTCTGCGGCGAACTGGGCCAGAGCATTGCGCTCGTCACCAGAAGACACAGGGCGAAGACTGCCACGAAGCGCAGCGATAACCGTTTCAGCATTTCCGCCTGGCGCCGATATGAGCCGGGATAGGTCTGGATCGCGTCAATCACACTATTCACCCTGGGGAGCCTGGCCTTGCCATGTGCGTTGGCGGGCAATCTAGAGTCGGGTGCGTGGTCGGCCAGTGAAATCGATGTGAAAAAATTGCGCTTGGTCAGGGGGACATGCCCGGGCAGAGGTTTTCATGCACCGCAAAAGGCCTATGAAGCGCAATGAGGTGACGCAAGAAGAATTGGTCTTGCCACCAAGGCGGTATCAGGGGCTTCCCGCGCTTAGGCTGAACAGCATGACCGCAGTGTCAGGGCTTGGTTGTATTAAGAGTTTTCTTTCATATACTTCGAAAGAGAACTGTACATGCATACAGTGTTGTCCTACAGTCCATCCCAGGTGAACGGATTTCACCGGGCGCCTGAAGTCAATTTTTTAACTATGGATGGATAAAAAATGAAATCGAAAAAAGCCTTTATGCTGGGTGCGGCCATGGCGGCCACCTGCTTCGCTTCGACCTTTGCCCTGGCCGAGCAATACCCTTCGCAAGCGCCGGGAAAATTATCTGTCGAGGCGGTCAGGCACGCCGTCGATAGCGCCCTCAAGGCCGGCGGCAAGGTCGAGGCTGCGGCTATGTCGGCCGCACTCAAGCAAAAACTCAAAGCAGCCAAGACCGCCAAGCCCAAGGTGCGGACTGGCAAAGCCGCCGCTGCCAACGGTGCAGCGCAGGACAAGGTGATCGGCGAGCTGAAAAAACCAAGCCAGGAGCAACTGCAAAGTGCGGCGATTGCTGCGTTTACGCCGCTGTTCCCGACCCTGGATATCAACACGCTATACACCATCACGGGGGTCGAAACCGGCGCGGAAATCGCCTACCACTTCAATCTGCCGAAAAACTCGCGTATCCAGGTGCAACTGCTGAACCAGAGTGTCGGCACCGATATGTCCTTGACCCTGTTTCACGACGACGGCCAAGGTAATCTGACGCCTCTGGGCACCGCCGACGCAGCCGGCAATGCCGATGAATACCTGGATGGCGTGCTGCCGGCCGGTGATTACTATTGGTACATGGTGGCCAATACCGCCAGCAACTCGCAGTTCAGTTTCGGCGTGGCGGTGGACAGCAATATCGATGCCTTTGAACCCAACGACACGGCACAAGCCGCGTTCGCTTTGCCGGACGCCCTGAATCAGGTGACTGGCAACCTCGACAGCGTCAACGATGTCGATTATTTCGACTTCACCTCGCTGCGTGGGCAGGGCGTTGGCATGTTTCTCGGCGATGACGAGGAGGGCAACCGCAACCAGTGGATCTTCGAGCGGTTCGACGGCAACAACTGGGTCGTCATCCAGCCCGATAATACGTCCACCTACCCGAACCTGACCCCAGGTTATACCGTCAAGGTGCGAGTACGGGCGAATCCGGCAGTGACGCTCAATCCTCAGGCGCACTACAAGCTGACGCTGGGCTCGGCGCCACGGCTGAACCAAAGCAACGTGAACGGCGACAACGTGGTGCGCATTCCCAGCTCGATCATGCAACTGGCCACCCAGGCGGCACGTAGCCTGAGCTGGAGCACCCAATGGTCGGACAGCACTGGCGAACCGCTGCGCGGCGTCACGCCAGTGCTCAGGGTCGACAAGCAGTTCGTTGACGCCGGCTACCGATGGGTCGATTACGAAGCCACGACCGGGGTTACTGGCGCGGCGTCCGGTAGTGTCAACCTGGGCACCTGCTCCGGTGACCTGCATGTGGTTTATCCAGACAGTTCGTCCGGCCAGACGTATAACTGGGATACCTGGTTCAACATGGGCGGCTGGCGGATCGAACTCAAGGAATTCCCGGGTGTCGGTGTCGGCGGCAACATCACGCAGTACGTCAGTCTGGGTCACATCTGCAGTCAGCGCATCGTGCCTTGATCGATTCATCTGCGTGAGGCGGGGGCAGTCCATCCGGACTGCCAGGAAGTAAGGGTCTTGCAGGCAACCATTTCGAAGGCGTTGCCTGCTACCGCTTTGTTTCAGACGATTGAATCAATATCAAGCGTGTGTGGAGCGCCGATTGGGCGACCTAATAGTGACGCGAATAACTCATGATCGCTTTCGACAGCGCGCGGCGCCATGGCCAATTGTTCCGCTACCCTGTTCTCTGGATGCGCCTCCCAGCGAAGCAAGTTGTCTGCCAGTACTTCAGGTTGCTGTGAAAACGAGCCGTAGACCTTCGCTTCGT is from Pseudomonas mucidolens and encodes:
- a CDS encoding methionine gamma-lyase is translated as MKNKHSALGFSTRAIHHGYDPQDHHGALVPPIYLSATFAFPTVEYGAGCFAGEESGHFYTRISNPTLALLESRMAALEGGEAAVAFSSGMGAIAATFWTLLRPGDEIIVSQTLYGCTFALLHHGIGEFGVKVRHVDLSDLDALSEALSPATRMIYCETPANPNLQLVDIAAVAALAHQQPGITLVVDNTYCTPYLQRPLELGADVVVHSATKYLSGHGDITAGIAVCRHDLARRIRLQGLKDLTGAVLSPQDAFLLMRGLKTLALRMDRHCSNAQAVAEALQAHPAVESVTYPGLRCFPQYALAERQMKLPGGMLAFELKGGIATGKRFMNALKLFSRAVSLGDAESLAQHPASMTHSSYTPEERVQHGISEGLVRLSVGLEDVADLLADVHQALNKCIRTGTPRPTAASAPAH
- a CDS encoding Lrp/AsnC family transcriptional regulator; its protein translation is MPLSLDRTDKALLDALQGNARLTVAELAERVSLTTSPCWRRVKNLEDSGLISGYQAILSPKALGYGVTAFVSIMMDTHSKEIARAFEQRLLNIPEIVACHNVSGRYDFLLEVVARDLESFGEFAREVLQTLPCVKEIYSSFSYKSVRPLRVIPVPA
- a CDS encoding histidine phosphatase family protein, with the translated sequence MIDAIQTYPGSYRRQAEMLKRLSLRFVAVFALCLLVTSAMLWPSSPQNLAVEHRLLTSGALAAWRSGRLIVLVRHAERCDRSDNPCLGPIDGLTRPGGASAAAVGSAFHALGMPHSDVFSSPATRTLQTSRLMFAKVHVLPDRQTLCGRAIVHDVYTHKLVGRNLLLVTHSGCISDLERALGYPHADNAEYGSSLFVELTAHGKLKVLGSVASQDWHLALEQLHAYAGTGITRNGLTDL